The Carassius auratus strain Wakin chromosome 5, ASM336829v1, whole genome shotgun sequence genome includes a window with the following:
- the LOC113074426 gene encoding ubiquitin-associated and SH3 domain-containing protein B-like — protein sequence MESCTMAAKEDLYAKVAPRMQRQNRTGTVKHGNSLDVLLSMGFPKTRALKALVSTGGRNVQAACDWLFSHVDDPFLDDPLPREYVLYLKPSGLLLNQLSSFWQQSRITCGKNKAHNIFPHITLCQFFMCEDSKVDVLCEALQAVVGQWKGRFPSPLPLEFYSSSNFIGLFVEEKVAEVIKSFATDFATEAASKADVRVEPHKKQLHVTLAYHFQSNHLASLEKLAKGVDITLGCDWQAVLLSRDIRFANHETLRVMYPYVPQNDDELELVPGDFIFMSSIEQATASEGWVYGTSMSTGLSGLLPENYVNRADECDTWVLHGSFSFLNLSPPTDIRGAMGGIFLDSHLDGRLFDDPMPMDPNSLSVMCQPMQILCPNQSRLPKRTLFVCRHGERMDVVFGKHWITQCFDAKGRYVRSNLNMPLSLPARSGGYRDYDKDCPITVFGSTQARLVGEALLESHTVVDFVYCSPSLRCVQTAYNILRGLQKDGKTKIRVEPGLFEWTKWVSGTTLPAWIPPADLAAANICVDTTYRPHIPISKLAVSESYETYISRSFQVTREILSECNNLGNTVLIVAHASSLEACTRQIQGLTPQNSKDFVQVVRKIPYLGFCACEEMGETGVWQLVDPPILPLTHGPNHSFNWRETLLQD from the exons GCTAAAAGCTCTGGTTTCGACTGGGGGCAGAAATGTCCAAGCAGCCTGTGACTG GTTGTTTTCCCATGTGGATGACCCGttcctggatgatcctttacccaGGGAGTATGTGCTGTACCTGAAACCCAGCGGTCTCCTCCTTAACCAGCTCTCCAGCTTTTGGCAGCAGAGTCGCATTACATGTGGCAAGAACAAAGCCCACAACATCTTCCCTCACATAACCCTCTGCCAGTTCTTCATG TGTGAAGATAGTAAGGTAGATGTCCTGTGTGAAGCTCTGCAGGCAGTGGTGGGTCAGTGGAAAGGTCGTTTCCCCTCCCCACTGCCCCTGGAGTTTTACTCCTCCTCAAACTTCATCGGCCTCTTTGTGGAAGAGAAGGTGGCTGAGGTGATCAAGAGCTTTGCTACAGACTTTGCTACTGAAGCGGCTTCtaaagcag ATGTTCGTGTGGAGCCCCATAAGAAGCAGCTTCATGTAACTCTGGCCTACCACTTCCAATCCAACCATCTTGCATCCTTAGAAAAACTTGCCAAAGGTGTAGACATAACATTGGGCTGTGATTGGCAGGCTGTGCTTTTGTCACGGGACATCCGATTTGCCAATCATGAG ACCTTGCGGGTGATGTACCCCTATGTGCCTCAGAATGATGATGAACTGGAGCTGGTGCCCGGTGACTTCATCTTCATGTCGTCTATAGAACAGGCCACTGCCAGTGAGGGCTGGGTCTATGGGACCTCAATGAGCACAGGGTTATCTGGGTTACTACCAGAAAACTACGTCAATAGGGCAGATGAGTGTGATACTTGGGTCCTGCATGG GTCTTTCTCATTTCTTAACTTATCCCCCCCAACCGATATCAGGGGTGCTATGGGTGGGATTTTTCTTGACTCACACTTGGACGGTCGTCTCTTTGATGATCCCATGCCAATGGATCCCAACAGTCTGAGCGTTATGTGTCAACCTATGCAG ATCCTATGCCCTAATCAGTCTCGATTGCCTAAGAGAACGTTGTTTGTGTGTCGCCATGGTGAAAGAATGGATGTAGTGTTTGGGAAACACTGGATCACTCAGTGCTTTGATGCCAAAG GTCGGTATGTGCGGTCAAACCTCAACATGCCACTGAGTCTCCCAGCGAGGAGTGGGGGGTACAGGGACTATGATAAGGACTGTCCTATCACTGTGTTCGGATCCACGCAGGCTCGTCTAGTCG GGGAGGCTCTCCTGGAAAGTCATACAGTGGTAGACTTTGTATACTGTTCCCCTTCTCTGCGCTGTGTGCAAACAGCTTATAATATCCTCAGAG GTCTTCAAAAGGATGGGAAGACTAAGATCAGAGTTGAGCCAGGTTTGTTTGAGTGGACTAAATGGGTGTCGGGAACCACATTACCTGCCTGGATCCCTCCTGCAGACCTGGCGGCTGCTAATATATGTGTGGATACAACATACAG ACCTCATATACCCATCAGTAAACTGGCCGTGTCGGAGTCCTATGAAACATACATCAGTCGCAGCTTCCAAGTGACGCGTGAAATACTGTCAGAGTGCAATAATCTGG GAAATACAGTGCTGATTGTGGCCCATGCTTCCTCTCTGGAGGCTTGTACAAGGCAGATTCAGGGACTGACCCCACAGAACTCTAAAGACTTTGTGCAAGTGGTCAGAAAG ATACCTTACTTGGGCTTTTGTGCTTGTGAGGAGATGGGCGAGACGGGCGTTTGGCAGCTCGTGGATCCACCCATCCTGCCGCTCACGCATGGACCCAATCACAGCTTTAACTGGAGAGAAACGCTGCTGCAGGACTGA